From the genome of Phreatobacter cathodiphilus, one region includes:
- a CDS encoding L-2-amino-thiazoline-4-carboxylic acid hydrolase codes for MTAASTAPAHPAGLSMIEKRRIEAEILKHVYEQLKESHGVEVARSTIGEAVRRSALEQAARFAAQSPEGPSLQGFIDMQPLWTAEGALTVEEIGRTETTYAFNVVRCRYSEMYKAMGLGEIGALLSCQRDGTFCEGYDPKLKLERTQTIMQGASHCDFRFTYEADTSAA; via the coding sequence ATGACCGCCGCCAGCACCGCACCGGCCCATCCCGCCGGCCTGTCCATGATCGAGAAGCGGCGGATCGAGGCGGAGATCCTCAAGCACGTCTATGAGCAGCTGAAGGAGAGCCACGGCGTCGAGGTCGCGCGCTCCACCATCGGCGAGGCGGTTCGCCGCTCGGCGCTCGAACAGGCCGCGCGCTTCGCCGCCCAGTCGCCCGAGGGCCCCTCGCTGCAGGGGTTCATCGACATGCAGCCGCTGTGGACGGCGGAAGGCGCGCTCACCGTCGAGGAGATCGGGCGCACCGAGACCACCTATGCCTTCAACGTGGTGCGCTGCCGCTATTCGGAGATGTACAAGGCCATGGGTCTCGGCGAGATCGGCGCGCTGCTCTCCTGCCAGCGCGACGGCACCTTCTGCGAGGGCTACGACCCCAAGCTGAAGCTCGAGCGCACCCAGACCATCATGCAGGGTGCCTCGCATTGCGACTTCCGCTTCACCTACGAGGCCGACACGTCGGCGGCGTGA